The Carassius auratus strain Wakin chromosome 40, ASM336829v1, whole genome shotgun sequence genome has a segment encoding these proteins:
- the LOC113058789 gene encoding leucine-rich repeat and fibronectin type III domain-containing protein 1-like, whose translation MERLVLYVLVFGALVKAQHCPGRCICQTISPTLTLLCAKTGLLFVPPTIDRKTVELRLTDNFITAVRRKDFLNMTSLVHLTLSRNTISQIAPHAFVGLKSLRALHMDGNRLTVINSDQLKGLINLRHLILGNNQIHHIEPSSFDEFVSTIEDLDLSYNNLRTLPWEAIARMTTINTLTLDHNLIDHIDPGTFTLLTKLVRLDMTSNRLQTLPPDALFQQAQVLSDPKMSSSSKLTVSFGGNPLHCNCELLWLRRLTREDDLETCASPEHLMDKYFWSIQEEEFICEPPLITKHQVTKPYVMEGQGVTLKCKAMGDPDPTIHWRFPDGKLVHNNSRTILYDNGTLDILITTMKDSGGFNCVASNAAGIATAAVEVNMIPLPLFVNNSGHMREADPGLSDITTSTKSGSNDTKPQNKRVVVENLTANSAVIHWPSERHIPGIRMYQIQYNSTVDETLVYRMIPSARKTFKINDLAAGREYELCVLAVYDDGITSLTATRVVGCVQFHTGAEAGQCRFIPTQFLGGTMIIIIGGFIVASVLVFIIILMIRYKAYSGADTAKAKVRGDAGVQVHSQTNGSRLGRSASKQDELPESPGAKDCKALVQLKMEEMQEELKVELPPVCSEKAAPAPPSDETQTDSSLTGSTMSLCLIGSGTNPDEPPRKGPLANIGLLPSELARTRHRFSFDGDYALFQSHSYPRRARTRLHKSTTQLNTDVSPPCNRRVTFSSTEWMLESTV comes from the exons ATGGAGAGGCTGGTGTTGTATGTGCTGGTGTTCGGCGCGCTGGTGAAGGCTCAGCATTGTCCGGGTCGCTGCATCTGTCAGACCATCTCACCCACGCTCACACTCCTCTGTGCCAAAACCGGACTGCTGTTCGTGCCGCCAACCATCGACCGCAAGACAGTCGAGCTCCGTCTGACCGACAACTTCATCACCGCTGTCCGCCGCAAAGACTTCTTGAACATGACGAGTCTAGTGCACCTCACTCTGTCCCGCAACACCATCAGTCAGATCGCGCCGCACGCTTTTGTGGGTCTGAAGTCTTTGAGAGCGCTGCATATGGACGGTAACCGGCTAACGGTCATCAACAGTGACCAGCTGAAGGGCTTGATCAACCTCAGGCACCTGATTCTGGGTAATAATCAGATTCACCACATTGAACCGTCCTCCTTCGACGAGTTTGTCTCCACCATCGAGGACCTGGATTTGTCCTACAACAACCTGAGGACGTTACCTTGGGAAGCCATCGCCAGGATGACCACCATCAACACCTTAACGCTGGACCACAATCTGATCGACCACATCGACCCCGGGACCTTCACGCTCCTCACCAAACTGGTGCGGCTGGACATGACGTCCAACCGTCTCCAGACGCTTCCGCCGGACGCACTGTTCCAGCAGGCGCAGGTACTGTCCGACCCCAAAATGTCCAGCTCCTCCAAACTGACGGTGAGTTTCGGAGGAAACCCGCTGCACTGTAACTGTGAGCTGCTCTGGCTGCGGCGCTTGACGAGGGAAGACGACCTGGAGACCTGCGCTTCTCCTGAACACCTGATGGACAAGTACTTCTGGTCCATTCAAGAGGAGGAGTTCATCTGTGAGCCGCCGCTCATCACCAAACACCAG GTCACCAAACCCTACGTGATGGAGGGACAGGGCGTGACTCTGAAGTGTAAGGCGATGGGTGACCCCGATCCCACCATTCACTGGCGCTTTCCCGATGGCAAACTGGTGCACAACAACTCTCGTACGATCCTGTACGACAACGGCACGCTGGACATCCTGATCACCACGATGAAGGACAGCGGCGGCTTCAACTGTGTGGCCTCCAACGCGGCCGGTATCGCCACCGCAGCCGTGGAGGTCAACATGATCCCACTGCCGCTTTTTGTCAACAACTCGGGTCACATGAGGGAGGCCGACCCGGGGCTCTCGGACATCACCACCTCCACCAAATCCGGCAGCAACGACACCAAACCACAAAACAAGAGGGTCGTCGTCGAAAACCTGACCGCAAACTCAGCGGTCATCCACTGGCCATCCGAGCGCCACATTCCCGGGATCAGAATGTATCAGATCCAGTACAACAGCACCGTCGACGAAACCCTGGTGTACAG GATGATTCCTTCGGCCAGAAAGACGTTTAAGATCAACGATCTGGCGGCGGGGCGCGAGTACGAGCTGTGTGTGTTGGCGGTGTATGACGACGGCATCACGTCTCTGACGGCCACACGCGTGGTGGGCTGTGTTCAGTTCCACACGGGCGCGGAGGCGGGTCAGTGCCGCTTCATCCCCACACAGTTCCTCGGCGGCACCATGATCATCATCATCGGCGGCTTCATCGTGGCCTCCGTCCtcgtcttcatcatcatcctcatgatCCGCTACAAGGCTTACAGCGGAGCTGACACGGCCAAAGCCAAAGTGCGAGGAGACGCCGGCGTACAGGTGCACTCGCAGACCAACGGGAGTCGCCTGGGACGGTCCGCTTCCAAACAGGATGAGCTTCCCGAGTCGCCCGGTGCAAAGGACTGCAAGGCGCTGGTGCAGCTGAAGATGGAGGAGATGCAGGAGGAGCTGAAAGTCGAGCTGCCGCCTGTTTGCTCTGAGAAAGCAGCGCCAGCGCCACCATCTGACGAGACGCAGACAGACAGCAGCCTGACAGGCTCCACCATGTCTCTGTGCCTGATCGGCTCCGGGACCAACCCGGACGAGCCCCCTCGGAAGGGGCCATTGGCTAACATAGGGCTCCTGCCCAGCGAACTGGCTCGGACTCGGCATCGCTTCTCCTTCGACGGAGACTATGCTCTATTCCAGAGCCACAGTTACCCTCGGCGGGCTCGAACCCGCCTGCACAAATCCACCACCCAGCTCAACACAGACGTGTCTCCACCCTGCAACCGGAGGGTGACGTTCAGCAGCACAGAGTGGATGTTGGAGAGCACCGTGTGA